The window GAATGATATGCCTTTATTTTGGACAAAAATTTGTATTTAGAGGAATTAACACAACAACCAATCACAATATTTCCTTCATCATGCTTGAGTGGCAGGGTCGTACTAAGAAAATCCGGCGTCGGCAGGCTGCACTCAGCCAACAGTCAGTGATCAACGCAAACGCCTGCCATGACGCTAGCTTCGTTAACCCATAACTCACATTAAGACCCGCGACATCTTCGGAATCCTACCGCTTAGCACCTCGCCGCATACAAAGCTGCAAGCCTGCTTAAGCTCATCGGTACCAGCGCGACAAGACCGCCGGAGGCATTCCCAACAAGAATGTGATAAAGAGAGCCACATTCCAGATTTGCTGCAAAACCCTTCCGTTTTTCTGGAACCGACGTGCAGAAGTGATCACTTCTATCGGTAAAAAAGCCCATTGACCCATCTTCCGTAAGGCGCGTACCAAGAGTGCATCCTCAAAAAGCGGCTCCATTGGGAATCCGCCTGCTTGTTCATAAGCTGTTTTCCGGACAAAAATGGCACGATCACCAAAAACCATACGACGGATGGGCAAGCGGGTGAAAAGTCCGTATATCCGCATCAATGGGCGAGCATCATCAAACCGTAATCGGAAACATCCGGCAATAACCTCTTGTTTTTGAAGTGCTTTTCTGATCTCCGAAAAAGCCTCTGGTGGGAGTAAGGTATCGGCATGGAGGAAAAGAAAGACCTCCGTTTTTTCCACCGATTTTGCCGCAAGGTGCATTTGCAAGCCACGCCCTTTGGCCACCTGTAGCACCGTAGCCGAAGGTATAGCGATTTGGCAAGTGGCATCTTCAGATCCGCCATCGGCCACGACCACCTTAAACGGCGGCTCTTGTTTCAAAACCGCCTCCAAGGTCTGGGGTAGGTATTTTTCCTCGTTAAAGGTTGGTATGATAACCGTGATGTGGTGTGCAGGTGAGGACATTTGGCTGGGTCGGATTTTGACGAAAAAGTACTTGTTTTTGGGCTATATTGGGTGAATCTTAGAAGATAAACGCCCACAACCATCTTTTAAAATTAAACAACAAGACTTTGTATCCAAATAATGCCCGAATTGGCGTAGTGCAATGGAGTATGCACGCCTCGCCGGAAATGGCGAGGCTTAAAAAACGGATTGCCTATTTTGTGCGTTCAGTGGCTTCGTATCAAGCCGACTTTGTGGTTTTTCCTGAATTTTTTGTTGCGCCTTTGATGGCTCCGTATTTCCATCTGACGGCAGCACAGGCGGCTCGTGAATTGGCCTCGCATAGCCACGAGATTTTAGCATGGTTTTGCGAATTGGCAGGTAAGCACCGGATTAATATCATTACCGGAAGTATGCCCGTTCTTGAACAAGGCAAGTTGCTAAATCGGGGCTATGTTTGCCACCGAGATGGGAGGGTGGAACATTACGAAAAAGTTCATGTCACCCCCGATGAGTCCGCAACATGGGGCATGGCCGGAGGCGAGAACTTTCGCACATTCGAGACCGATTGTGGCAAAATTGGCGTGCTGATTTGCTACGACGTGGAGTTTCCCGAGTTAAGCCGCTTGCTCGCTGCCGAGGGAATGCAAATCCTGTTTGTGCCATTTCTGACCGATGTAGCCAGTGGCTTCCGACGGGTGCGGTATTGCGCACAAGCACGGGCGATTGAGAACGAATGTTATGTGGTTATTTCGGGCTGTGTGGGATTGGCAGAGGATGTGCATAACTTGGAAACACATTATGCGGCTTCAGCGGTTTTTACACCGTGTGACTTTGCCTTCCCTGCTGATGGCATTATGACGGAAGCAACCCCCAACACAGAAATGCACTTGATTGCAGATGTGGACTTTACCTTGCTCCGAGACTTGCACGAGTCTGGAAGTGTGCGCAATCTAAAAGACCGTAGAACCAACCTGTATGAGGTGGTGGATAAGCGGCAGAACTCTTGACTTGCGAAGGCGTTTTCCATGTCTTTATGAACCCACAAATATCATGACCTTTGAAGAATACCGCCAATACGATGCACTTGGTCTTGCGGCATTAGTCCGAACAAAGGCCGTTCATCCAAATGAATTACTCGAAACCGCACTCGCTCGTTTGGTTGAGGTAAACCCCAAACTTAATGCCATAATAGAACTCTTTCCAGATCGGGCACGGCAACAAATGGCCTGTCTCCAGCAAGATTCACCATTTTATGGGGTTCCTTTCCTGATCAAAGACTTGCTG of the Rhodothermia bacterium genome contains:
- a CDS encoding carbon-nitrogen hydrolase family protein, which codes for MHASPEMARLKKRIAYFVRSVASYQADFVVFPEFFVAPLMAPYFHLTAAQAARELASHSHEILAWFCELAGKHRINIITGSMPVLEQGKLLNRGYVCHRDGRVEHYEKVHVTPDESATWGMAGGENFRTFETDCGKIGVLICYDVEFPELSRLLAAEGMQILFVPFLTDVASGFRRVRYCAQARAIENECYVVISGCVGLAEDVHNLETHYAASAVFTPCDFAFPADGIMTEATPNTEMHLIADVDFTLLRDLHESGSVRNLKDRRTNLYEVVDKRQNS
- a CDS encoding TIGR04283 family arsenosugar biosynthesis glycosyltransferase, with protein sequence MSSPAHHITVIIPTFNEEKYLPQTLEAVLKQEPPFKVVVADGGSEDATCQIAIPSATVLQVAKGRGLQMHLAAKSVEKTEVFLFLHADTLLPPEAFSEIRKALQKQEVIAGCFRLRFDDARPLMRIYGLFTRLPIRRMVFGDRAIFVRKTAYEQAGGFPMEPLFEDALLVRALRKMGQWAFLPIEVITSARRFQKNGRVLQQIWNVALFITFLLGMPPAVLSRWYR